Within the Syngnathoides biaculeatus isolate LvHL_M chromosome 13, ASM1980259v1, whole genome shotgun sequence genome, the region AGGATTCAGGGTAATTTTTTCGAGACATCTGCTAATCTGTCCTTTACTGACTTTGATCATAAAAGGGAAAGAATGCCGACTGACTTTTGGTACCCCGCTTAACTGGCTATCATTCCTTTTCACATCACAATCACAGAGTACATGGCTCATGCAAACTTCAACGCAGACATAAGAATCAGTGATCATTACTATTAAACGGCTCTAACGTTTACAGATGCCATTCCCTCCATCTTCTAAGCAGAAAAAGTACTCCTaacacacaccacaccacaggataatcggTCAGGATAATCGCTCAGAGGCATCTGGTAATTGGGCCTTGGCTCATTTTGGTTACAAGGGAGGGAATGCTTAGATTCCACCCAATTATATGCTGCTTACATTTAATAATGGCAACCATGACTGTTTTGCAGAGCTGATAGGGATGGGAAAATCACTTTTAACACACCCGACACAACAGAATAATCACTCAGGATAATATTTCCTGGGCCTTAGCTGACATTGATCGGTATCTGTACCTGGCTTGATTCCCCCTCATGCCCCAGATCAAATTGATGGTTATATTATTGCTGTTAAACTTGTCTGAACCTAAACATTGTGGATCCAAGGTGGCGGTGAATGTTTGGGGATTCGGTGGAATGCAAAGCTGTCAATCTTATTTATGAAGTTTTGTTCCTTCTtatctcgcctcctgcctgactgACAACACCGTGACTTCCTGGCCAACATTCCTCAGCTAACGTGAAAGGGAGCTGACATGTCACAACTGTTTCAATCTTGCTCTTTCTGTCCCAGCTTCGACATGACGAACGACGATGGAACGTAAAATTAGAGCCAGAGGTCAAATTCCATCATGCTTCAATATCCAGTGAAAAtgattctgcacttttgttctcTTTTCCTGCAACCTTGTCACATGGTAAGTTCTTCTTTTGCACAATCGCCATGAAAGGAACAGGACTGTTGCTGAATAAACCGTGCAAATGAGCTTCTCACGGTGTGTGCTGGGGATTGTTATCTGCTTGTTTACACTTCTCAGGGATATTGCCAAAGATTCGAAGTCTCCTTTCAAGCCGCACCGAGGGTGAAAATAGTTTAGTTTAGACATGGTCTCTGTGTTTTACATTGGAGTCTATACTCTCTCATACTCTCTCTTTCTGGAAACTGTGAAACTGGAAATTACATTTCACTCCAGAAAGTCACTATTgtcctgatattttttttgcaaccagCTCCCTGTGCGGGATAGAGCAAAGCAGCCTCGCAACATAACTGAGACCACACTTTCCAAGACCGGAGTATCAAATTTCACTCCAGAGTGAATTGAGAATCTTCAAATTAATTTAATCCTGCAGAGATTCCAGTGACCCTGTACTGGGATTTCATTGTACCCTGCAAACTTTAGCCAGCATGAACAAAGTATCCCCAGTTCATAACCAAGGCCAAGCTTTCTGCCACTGGGAAGCACATTTTGCTCCAGATTTCCTTGATTGTCTTGAGATCAAACTTTATGATATCTTGAAGAACATTTCACTCTAGAATGCCTTAACGGGTTTGAGATTTTATTATACCCTGCACAGATTCAAGATGACCTCGCCTGATACAGCAAAGCAAAGACCAAAACATAATCAAAACCAAGTTTACTGGCACTGGACTCGCAGTTTTCCCCAGATTACCTTGATCCTCTTAAAGCTTCCCGACACCTTGAATGCCTTGATGGTCTTGAGATTTTATTGTattctgggtactctggtttctgcACACATTCCGAAAAACCTGCACGTTAGTGTCAGTTTGCGAGTGACCAGTCTCTCACCAAATGTAACCTCAGGTGAACTGGAGACTTAAAATTCTTCATACACGTGAATGCTATGTTTCTGGATCATTGATTAGTGACCATTCCAGGTTGCACCCCGCCATACTAGCAGAAATGAACATACAAATTATTGTTCAATACACAAATGGTGAAAACAAACTTGTGCAGATGAACTCCCCAGATCATTTGTTCACTCTTTTCATTAGAATACAAGAGTTGTTTTGGACACTACACACGGCCTGCGGTGAAGAGGCTGCACTTGTGGCTAACAGGGCTTCCTTCTGTCTGTCACCATGTGCTTTAATCCTGCACAGATCCACAAATGACCCTCCAGTCAATTGCAATGAGCAGCTTTATCCCACACAAGGAAGTATTTCATGATTCTCCTCCAGTGTGTTCCAGATGTTCTTTTacacatacagttgaagccagacgtttacagacagtgtgcaaaaacaacaaataacaaCTCTCATGTTAGgctaacctatcaggagcttccataGTTATGATCTCATTATCTgagcttccccatgttcttgaaagacagtactgtactttttgTACATGTAAACTTTGGATCtctaagaaaatgtaaaattctctcattattgtggcatttaaagtttattcattttggtatgagacaaaaactgaaatgtctGGTTTTGCGCAGTATCTAAATTTTTGGCGTCAGCTGTATACAATTTGAAGCAACAAGAATATCCGTAGTGAACCAGGCCTAGTTTCCTAACTGCTTTCCAAAAGCTAGATGGTACATTTCTCTCTAGAAGAAGGATTTTGTTTTGCCCAACAGAGATTCAAAACATCCAGTGCTGGATACAGtagaacaaaaataaacctGCTTCTTCCCTTTTTCGCAGTAGCTATTGGTACGTAAAAATACTACACAATTTTCCGTGTTCAAAAAGGTTTATCTTTAGTACTATGCCAACACATCACCATGGTTggtttttaagttttattttgtctgtttttggagAATTACAGGTAGTTTGTATCGTATGGAtgggactcttttttttttttagttcatatACAggataaatgcaaacaaagcctTTCAAATACCACATAAATATATCTATAAAcgtgtgaattaaaaaaaaaaaaaaagccagttcTGTTCGAGCTAGTTTgtgagtgtaattttttttttaaagcggaaCAATGACCTCTCCTGgtaaaaccaaataaatacgCATACAGTAGTGTGACTGGTCTGACTTGAGGGATTTTTACCTATTCGCTGCTATCGTGTAAATGTTCAGTATTGTATGGATGAATACTGAAATTAAATACAATCTCTTTTactgaaaataaacattgtaaattTTTTCTACCGCTTGCGAGTAGGAAACTATGGCTGGACGTTGATTGGACGAAAGGACTGTCACGTTAGACTGTGTGTGACGACCAATGTCTGCGACAACAGATGTTGATTGGACGAACGGCTTGTCAAAATTTGACTTTCTGTGACGCCCAATTTATGAGTTGAAAGTTCTTCTCAACCTATATTcaacataataaataaaaggatttgcaaattattgaaTTGTTGATATTTCCCCTTCGACTGGCTGACAGGGTGCAGTCCGACTTTTGCACGaacttagctgggataggctccagcactccagtgacccttgtgaggataagcggcattggaaaatggaagggttttttttttcaggttttataCCATCAtaacttaattggaattggaTTTTGTATGTAATGTATCTTTCAGTATGAGTTTTCATGGTGTCCATCATCATCCGTCAGAGGAAAgcagtgcaaacaaaaacacaatacattCCAATCTATTTGCCTCTCGTTGCCCCtctcaacacattttttttttcacacccttaCACTGACTCCTGCTGGAACTCATCTTCAGTGTGCTTTGTGCACAACCTTTTATGAAGCTGTTTCAGTTTTCTTTGGACATCACACTGATGCTTAGGACAGGTTAAATTCTGTAAAATGCaactaaaacaaaatgaatctaCTTGACCTTTGAAGAGGCTTGATGAATGTCACGAAAGACCTAGGGTCATACATTAAATAGAAAGTCTGACATTTTAGGGTTCTTTTGACCAATCCAGGGTTTTACGTTAAGTTACTACCAAAATTGAAGTATGGAAGATAGATAGAGAAAGCTGGTGTATTTAAAAGAATTGATAGCCTCCGCCTTGCTGCTAGCACACGTGCTTGATGACATCACCTCTGGGGGGACCTGTCCCCATTTACATCACATCTGgtggcatttgaaaacagtaaCGTCACAATCATCATCTCATCATGTCCCATTTAtgttggtgaggataagcagtacagaaaatggatggatggatatgatctGCATGTTGATTGTATGGAACGCTCCCCCTCTCCCCATTGGGTCAGAGGCACTCAAGCATTCCAGTTGCACCTGTTTCTTATTGTTTTCCATCTGGGACGCTCCAGGTATCCTTCAAGGCGCACAACCAGAAATGTGAGCACTGACGAGCCACAAACCACCTTGGCAAGTCCTGGCAAGACACACTAGTGCATCAACAAGACCCAGACCTAACATCCCGAAGAAATTAGCAGGATTGTCATTTTTGGGATACTTAACACGCCCCTTTGCCATTTGAGTGCAGTGGAAAGATTAGAACAGTACAATAACATTGACAAGGTTGAgtttgctgtgtgtgtgcgtgtgcgcgtgtgtgggAGGCGGCGGGTCTTCCTGGCGGGAACTTACACTTACTCTTTTTTTACTCACAGTGTGCATGTTTCCCACACTGGGCATATTCTGGGTCCCCTCAGGGGGTTAGCGTGAGACATGATGACGCGGACGCTTGCTGGATTGTGGGGGAGATTCCCAAGGTCTGGGCTGTGGCGTTGGGTGAGATGGCCCTCTCTGTCTGTGGTTGTCCTGACTTCATATGTCACACTGCAAACACTTGTAAATTAGTGTTCAGATGTGTGCATCTATACACATCACTAATTTCAAAATACCCTTCCGCCACCACCATGTCAACAAATTCTCAAGCAGTAATATGTGTTGCTTCTTATTAGAAGCTAACTGTGCATCCAACTTTTGGCTTGCTTACCTTTTGACTTTGACAAATAGAATGAATAGTTGACATATTTCACACAGTCTCATGTGGTGATTATGTAAATTGGCCCCACTGAAAACTTCACAAGGGGTCACTCACAGACACATTTccagtgttttattgtttttacacgTTACAATTATAAACAATATTATCCATTTATGGGTGAGAAAGTGCCTGTCCCACCTGAGATGGGACACATTCGAGACTGGTTGGCAACCATTTGAGGGACACATATTGTTtagacaaacacacattcaaactcacattcacattatCATATAGTTCTCTGAATGAATTGGGCTAAAGTCACACTGCAGATCAATTTTGTGCTCAATATGACATgtatcagcttttttttttttatgtcaaattGAACAGTAAGTACaattgcgttttttttcccatccctCACCGATGCCTGTTTTGTAGTGTATATGGGTACAATGTGGATATGTATCTGAAACGGCTGCAGTCAGGATGCTCAAGTCAGTCATCCAACCTATATGACATTAGAAGTTGAAAATTGTCACAATTGTTCGACAAAACATATGCACACAACACGCAATGCCGGATGAAGAGGAAAGAAGATGTTTTAAACTGATAGATACTgaccctttcaaaaaaaaaaaagtgaatattatAGAGAAATTCAGGGAccacaatttcaagtatttgtttatttttacagaatTAAGGCCTCCAcctcataaaacccacaaaataaggaatttaaaaaaatggaatgctgTGAGTATCCACCCTTTACAACTCAGTTTTTGtaggaaaaatgaaagaaattggggtcacattaaaacaatgaaaacatggGACTTTCACAATGATATGTTAATCTTCAATGCATATTGAGGCAATCAGCCTGAAATTTCCTGGGAGTTATGGGAGGCCAGATTTCCTTGATGCTTGCTGAAGGCTCTTATTTGGTTTTGGGTCTGGTGCCCATCGTTTTCTTGATAATACACCAAAGATTCCCAATCGGCTTTAGCTCAAGCAAGGTGACTGCCCTGTCAAGCACTGTGATGGCACAGGCATCAAACCACGTTTTGGTGCTTCTGGCGGTATCGGCAAGGGTCAGGTCCTGCTAGAAAATGAAATTTGCatctccacacagatcatcaGTACAAGGAATCATGAAGTCCGAtaaaacattctggtacacaACTGCGATGATCTTGGATTTAAGAAAGACGAATTTACCAAACACCTGCATTGGAAATTGCACCCCAAATCATGAATGATATTTCACACAGGACCTCAAGGACTTGATGTTCTCTTCCACAGCCGTCTTCCTTCAAACTCTGGAACCTTGTTTCCTGAATAAAAGGCACACTTTACTTTCATCAGAAAAGAGGACCTTGGACCACTGGCCAACAGTCCAGTCCTACCCCTTGGCCCAGCCAAAACGGTTCCTACGTTGGTTTCGTCTCAGAAGTGGCTTCATCCAAGGAATCTGACAGTTGTAGCCAATTTCCCATCTATGTCTGTATGTGATGGTTTTTGAAGCTGTGGCTTCAGCTTCATTCCACTCTTTTGGGATCTCTGCTAGATTCTTGAAACTTCTCTGTTTGATAAGATGAAGCCCACAGTCATCTCTTTTTCTGGTGCATCTTCTTCGGCCACAATGTGTCCTTCCACTAGACTTTCAATTAATATGGTTGGACACAGCACTCCGAACAGCCAGCCTCCTTAGCAATAAACTTTTGTCACTTGCGCATCTCCTGGAGGGTATCAATGAGGGTCTTCCCCATACTGAACCCAAATGAGAGAGTTAAACCAAACTGGAGGAATTTAATGACACTTTGGGAAACCGGTGCTGGTActttgattttagcaaatgatgTGTGTGTGGCACTCCGTTTATAAAATTTACGAATTTAAAAATTTGGgctgatttttttcacagtgtTCTATCTAACTTGagttcctgattttgtgggttttatgagccCGAAGCccaaattgtgtaaaaaaaaaaaaatatatatatatatatatatatatacttgaaattgtttcaatTGTGGGCCCTGAATCTATAATCTTTTTGATGATATCCTAATGTTTTTTGAAAAGGGTCTGTACTGTCTAAGTATTGTATCATTGTTTTCAATGAACCTaatctgcatgttttgggaatgcgaCCACATTCACACCAGAGACAAGCCAGATACATCAGAAGGAAGGCTCTAGCCAAGATTTGAACACCGAACCAAACAGAAAAAGCTGGTTTGGCATCCTTTTCGTTTCCACTCTTTTGAATTTCCTAAAGCATCCTCAATGTTAACCATCATGGTCCGAGTCATCCAGTTGGATTCCCGGCACCAGGCTGTAGTATTCTGTGGACTGAGTCATGTAAGCTTTTTCGCGGTCGGTTGAGTCTTTCAGAACCTCTGTCACGCTAATCGCATCCGGCTCGGATCTGCTGAGCCTCCTCCCCTCAGACCTTGAATGAAGTGACTCCATGGACCCGAGCGGGACCTCCTCATCTTCATTGGTGCTTGCGAGCATCTTGGAAGCCGGGATCAGGATCCCCTCCCCAAGGTGGTCTGCTGTCTTCTGCATCGGGTCACTGTTCCCCCTGGACTTGGTGCCTTTGGAATTGGAGGTCCGTTTCTTGGATGCCCTGAATACCGGGGCTTCCTTCCTCTTCCTACCACAGCACCAGCACAGCAGCAGGGTGGCAAGGATGAGGATTGGTAGTGCCACAAAGAGCGCAGTAAGGCTGGCCGGCCGGCATGCGTCGCTCAGTTTGGCCGAACGTGCCATGCGACCTGCCAGGGTCCAGGGTACAGCGCATGTCAGGTTTCTCGCCAGCTCCTCCACTTCCAAGATCTGCAGGAAGGAACAGGAACACTCCCAGGGGTTCCCGTCTAGCTCCAGGTTACTGAGGACGGG harbors:
- the si:ch211-106k21.5 gene encoding leucine-rich repeat and transmembrane domain-containing protein 2, with the translated sequence MFGGWSALIFPLLMAAIASSCLCPPANILTDFPSEVPVGVCCLNYSGSTLGVVPWSRLTNQSSLRILDLSRCNITSLEFSSVGASLLEKVYLAHNGIAALPRYFLAGQPRLKVVDLSWNMLEELPVGFLQDSDSLLHLDLRGNQLRSLPVSVLQRPVLSNLELDGNPWECSCSFLQILEVEELARNLTCAVPWTLAGRMARSAKLSDACRPASLTALFVALPILILATLLLCWCCGRKRKEAPVFRASKKRTSNSKGTKSRGNSDPMQKTADHLGEGILIPASKMLASTNEDEEVPLGSMESLHSRSEGRRLSRSEPDAISVTEVLKDSTDREKAYMTQSTEYYSLVPGIQLDDSDHDG